A region of Ochotona princeps isolate mOchPri1 chromosome 2, mOchPri1.hap1, whole genome shotgun sequence DNA encodes the following proteins:
- the NIT1 gene encoding deaminated glutathione amidase isoform X4, which translates to MPGFITRPPHQLLSLLCLGLRKPRPQVLCALPRECGLWLSLGGFHERGQDWEQTQKIYNCHVLLNSKGSVVATYRKTHLCDVEIPGQGPMRESSSTLPGPSLESPVSTPAGKIGLAICYDMRFPELSLALAQAGAEILTYPSAFGSVTGPAHWEVLLRARAIETQCYVVAAAQCGRHHEKRASYGHSMVVDPWGTVVARCSEGPGLCLARIDLNYLRQLRQHLPVFQHRRPDLYGNLGHPLS; encoded by the exons AT GCCGGGCTTCATCACCAGGCCTCCTCACCAACTCCTGTCCCTTCTGTGTCTCGGACTCCGGAAACCTCGACCCCAAGTACTCTGTGCTCTGCCCAG GGAATGTGGACTCTGGCTGTCGTTGGGTGGTTTCCACGAGCGTGGCCAAGATTGGGAGCAGACTCAGAAAATCTACAATTGTCATGTGCTTCTCAACAGCAAGG GCTCAGTAGTGGCCACTTACAGGAAGACGCATCTGTGTGATGTAGAGATTCCAGGGCAGGGACCCATGCGTGAGAGCAGCTCTACCTTGCCTGGGCCCAGTCTTGAGTCGCCTGTCAGCACGCCAGCAGGCAAG ATTGGTCTAGCTATCTGCTATGACATGAGGTTTCCTGAACTCTCTCTGGCATTGGCACAAGCTGGAGCAGAAATACTTACCTACCCCTCAGCGTTTGGATCGGTTACAGGCCCAGCCCACTGGGAG GTGTTGCTGCGGGCCCGTGCCATTGAAACCCAGTGTTATGTAGTGGCGGCAGCACAGTGTGGACGCCACCATGAAAAAAGAGCAAGTTATGGCCACAGCATGGTGGTAGACCCCTGGGGAACTGTGGTGGCCCGCTGCTCTGAGGGGCCAGGCCTCTGCCTTGCCAGAATCGACCTCAACTACCTGCGACAGTTGCGCCAACATCTACCGGTGTTCCAGCACCGCAGGCCTGATCTCTATGGCAATCTGGGTCACCCACTGTCTTAA
- the NIT1 gene encoding deaminated glutathione amidase isoform X2, with protein sequence MPGFITRPPHQLLSLLCLGLRKPRPQVLCALPRKSDHPACGIHRPRAMANSSSWELPLVAVCQVTSTPDKQQNFKTCAELVREAARLGACLAFLPEAFDFIAQDPAETLRLSEPLGGNLLGEYTQLARECGLWLSLGGFHERGQDWEQTQKIYNCHVLLNSKGSVVATYRKTHLCDVEIPGQGPMRESSSTLPGPSLESPVSTPAGKIGLAICYDMRFPELSLALAQAGAEILTYPSAFGSVTGPAHWEVLLRARAIETQCYVVAAAQCGRHHEKRASYGHSMVVDPWGTVVARCSEGPGLCLARIDLNYLRQLRQHLPVFQHRRPDLYGNLGHPLS encoded by the exons AT GCCGGGCTTCATCACCAGGCCTCCTCACCAACTCCTGTCCCTTCTGTGTCTCGGACTCCGGAAACCTCGACCCCAAGTACTCTGTGCTCTGCCCAG GAAATCTGACCATCCTGCCTGTGGCATTCACAGGCCCAGAGCCATGGCTAACTCCTCCTCCTGGGAACTACCCCTGGTGGCTGTGTGCCAGGTAACATCGACACCAGACAAGCAACAGAACTTTAAAACGTGTGCTGAGCTGGTTCGAGAGGCTGCCAGATTGGGTGCTTGTCTTGCTTTCCTGCCGGAGGCATTTGACTTCATTGCACAGGACCCTGCAGAGACGCTCCGCCTATCAGAGCCACTGGGTGGAAATCTTTTGGGAGAATATACCCAGCTTGCCAG GGAATGTGGACTCTGGCTGTCGTTGGGTGGTTTCCACGAGCGTGGCCAAGATTGGGAGCAGACTCAGAAAATCTACAATTGTCATGTGCTTCTCAACAGCAAGG GCTCAGTAGTGGCCACTTACAGGAAGACGCATCTGTGTGATGTAGAGATTCCAGGGCAGGGACCCATGCGTGAGAGCAGCTCTACCTTGCCTGGGCCCAGTCTTGAGTCGCCTGTCAGCACGCCAGCAGGCAAG ATTGGTCTAGCTATCTGCTATGACATGAGGTTTCCTGAACTCTCTCTGGCATTGGCACAAGCTGGAGCAGAAATACTTACCTACCCCTCAGCGTTTGGATCGGTTACAGGCCCAGCCCACTGGGAG GTGTTGCTGCGGGCCCGTGCCATTGAAACCCAGTGTTATGTAGTGGCGGCAGCACAGTGTGGACGCCACCATGAAAAAAGAGCAAGTTATGGCCACAGCATGGTGGTAGACCCCTGGGGAACTGTGGTGGCCCGCTGCTCTGAGGGGCCAGGCCTCTGCCTTGCCAGAATCGACCTCAACTACCTGCGACAGTTGCGCCAACATCTACCGGTGTTCCAGCACCGCAGGCCTGATCTCTATGGCAATCTGGGTCACCCACTGTCTTAA
- the NIT1 gene encoding deaminated glutathione amidase isoform X3: protein MANSSSWELPLVAVCQVTSTPDKQQNFKTCAELVREAARLGACLAFLPEAFDFIAQDPAETLRLSEPLGGNLLGEYTQLARECGLWLSLGGFHERGQDWEQTQKIYNCHVLLNSKGSVVATYRKTHLCDVEIPGQGPMRESSSTLPGPSLESPVSTPAGKIGLAICYDMRFPELSLALAQAGAEILTYPSAFGSVTGPAHWEVLLRARAIETQCYVVAAAQCGRHHEKRASYGHSMVVDPWGTVVARCSEGPGLCLARIDLNYLRQLRQHLPVFQHRRPDLYGNLGHPLS, encoded by the exons ATGGCTAACTCCTCCTCCTGGGAACTACCCCTGGTGGCTGTGTGCCAGGTAACATCGACACCAGACAAGCAACAGAACTTTAAAACGTGTGCTGAGCTGGTTCGAGAGGCTGCCAGATTGGGTGCTTGTCTTGCTTTCCTGCCGGAGGCATTTGACTTCATTGCACAGGACCCTGCAGAGACGCTCCGCCTATCAGAGCCACTGGGTGGAAATCTTTTGGGAGAATATACCCAGCTTGCCAG GGAATGTGGACTCTGGCTGTCGTTGGGTGGTTTCCACGAGCGTGGCCAAGATTGGGAGCAGACTCAGAAAATCTACAATTGTCATGTGCTTCTCAACAGCAAGG GCTCAGTAGTGGCCACTTACAGGAAGACGCATCTGTGTGATGTAGAGATTCCAGGGCAGGGACCCATGCGTGAGAGCAGCTCTACCTTGCCTGGGCCCAGTCTTGAGTCGCCTGTCAGCACGCCAGCAGGCAAG ATTGGTCTAGCTATCTGCTATGACATGAGGTTTCCTGAACTCTCTCTGGCATTGGCACAAGCTGGAGCAGAAATACTTACCTACCCCTCAGCGTTTGGATCGGTTACAGGCCCAGCCCACTGGGAG GTGTTGCTGCGGGCCCGTGCCATTGAAACCCAGTGTTATGTAGTGGCGGCAGCACAGTGTGGACGCCACCATGAAAAAAGAGCAAGTTATGGCCACAGCATGGTGGTAGACCCCTGGGGAACTGTGGTGGCCCGCTGCTCTGAGGGGCCAGGCCTCTGCCTTGCCAGAATCGACCTCAACTACCTGCGACAGTTGCGCCAACATCTACCGGTGTTCCAGCACCGCAGGCCTGATCTCTATGGCAATCTGGGTCACCCACTGTCTTAA
- the NIT1 gene encoding deaminated glutathione amidase isoform X1: protein MPGFITRPPHQLLSLLCLGLRKPRPQVLCALPRPRAMANSSSWELPLVAVCQVTSTPDKQQNFKTCAELVREAARLGACLAFLPEAFDFIAQDPAETLRLSEPLGGNLLGEYTQLARECGLWLSLGGFHERGQDWEQTQKIYNCHVLLNSKGSVVATYRKTHLCDVEIPGQGPMRESSSTLPGPSLESPVSTPAGKIGLAICYDMRFPELSLALAQAGAEILTYPSAFGSVTGPAHWEVLLRARAIETQCYVVAAAQCGRHHEKRASYGHSMVVDPWGTVVARCSEGPGLCLARIDLNYLRQLRQHLPVFQHRRPDLYGNLGHPLS from the exons AT GCCGGGCTTCATCACCAGGCCTCCTCACCAACTCCTGTCCCTTCTGTGTCTCGGACTCCGGAAACCTCGACCCCAAGTACTCTGTGCTCTGCCCAG GCCCAGAGCCATGGCTAACTCCTCCTCCTGGGAACTACCCCTGGTGGCTGTGTGCCAGGTAACATCGACACCAGACAAGCAACAGAACTTTAAAACGTGTGCTGAGCTGGTTCGAGAGGCTGCCAGATTGGGTGCTTGTCTTGCTTTCCTGCCGGAGGCATTTGACTTCATTGCACAGGACCCTGCAGAGACGCTCCGCCTATCAGAGCCACTGGGTGGAAATCTTTTGGGAGAATATACCCAGCTTGCCAG GGAATGTGGACTCTGGCTGTCGTTGGGTGGTTTCCACGAGCGTGGCCAAGATTGGGAGCAGACTCAGAAAATCTACAATTGTCATGTGCTTCTCAACAGCAAGG GCTCAGTAGTGGCCACTTACAGGAAGACGCATCTGTGTGATGTAGAGATTCCAGGGCAGGGACCCATGCGTGAGAGCAGCTCTACCTTGCCTGGGCCCAGTCTTGAGTCGCCTGTCAGCACGCCAGCAGGCAAG ATTGGTCTAGCTATCTGCTATGACATGAGGTTTCCTGAACTCTCTCTGGCATTGGCACAAGCTGGAGCAGAAATACTTACCTACCCCTCAGCGTTTGGATCGGTTACAGGCCCAGCCCACTGGGAG GTGTTGCTGCGGGCCCGTGCCATTGAAACCCAGTGTTATGTAGTGGCGGCAGCACAGTGTGGACGCCACCATGAAAAAAGAGCAAGTTATGGCCACAGCATGGTGGTAGACCCCTGGGGAACTGTGGTGGCCCGCTGCTCTGAGGGGCCAGGCCTCTGCCTTGCCAGAATCGACCTCAACTACCTGCGACAGTTGCGCCAACATCTACCGGTGTTCCAGCACCGCAGGCCTGATCTCTATGGCAATCTGGGTCACCCACTGTCTTAA